In one window of Cellulophaga sp. HaHa_2_95 DNA:
- a CDS encoding DUF5060 domain-containing protein yields MKISIQILVVMVLLVSASGNSQMKKERYTSRTISIPKWEVVDISFKSNEEAIAPYTTDFSAIFTNEQGKQQEVPGFYNGKNEWIIRFSSNEEGQYTYETISVLKALNQKKGKVKVVASSNTNHGGIIIKEEDPQHFYYEDGTPYFLLAFECDWLYALDYHTEKSLPKTDHLLDLIKKNGFNQIVMNVFSYDVSWQKDAKLAQHPEHEFGEPKDIFPFLGTNDNPDYTALNPEFFQKLDRTISLMHDKRIASHLMIYVWNKLVAWPDMNSEADNMYFDYVVKRYQAFPNMVWDISKEALYYGRADEAYIHGRIERLRKADQFNRLVSVHDFKYCSNFPEKVDFISTQNWSHNLYDKMLAAQTKFKDKPVFNIEHGGYEEAPYTVFTGDYTNAETCLRRNYMCLFAGVYTTYYWQGASWNAIIYNPFEQPEDFKKPKFEYFQHMMKLFTAFDFSKMKPTPWQNGSAYNLTNDEKTVLLYIHKENYGIDAAFLKKESSKRTVLWFNTVTGEFTSVAAMQDSGKFISPWSGKADAILISELRQP; encoded by the coding sequence ATGAAAATCAGCATTCAAATATTGGTAGTTATGGTGTTGCTAGTTTCTGCTTCAGGAAACAGCCAAATGAAAAAAGAGCGGTATACTTCTAGAACTATTTCCATTCCAAAATGGGAGGTTGTGGATATTAGTTTTAAAAGTAATGAAGAGGCAATAGCGCCCTACACTACAGATTTTTCAGCAATTTTTACTAATGAACAGGGTAAGCAACAAGAAGTACCTGGTTTCTATAACGGTAAAAATGAGTGGATCATTCGTTTTTCTAGTAATGAGGAAGGACAATATACCTATGAAACCATATCTGTTCTAAAAGCACTGAATCAGAAAAAAGGCAAAGTTAAGGTAGTGGCTTCGAGTAATACGAATCATGGGGGTATCATAATTAAAGAAGAAGATCCGCAACATTTTTATTATGAAGATGGTACGCCTTATTTTTTATTAGCTTTTGAATGTGATTGGCTGTATGCCTTAGATTATCATACGGAAAAAAGCTTGCCTAAGACAGATCATTTACTAGATTTAATAAAGAAAAACGGATTTAATCAAATTGTGATGAACGTGTTTTCCTATGATGTGAGTTGGCAGAAAGATGCGAAACTAGCACAGCATCCAGAGCACGAATTTGGAGAGCCAAAGGATATATTTCCTTTTCTAGGAACAAATGATAATCCTGATTATACCGCTTTGAATCCAGAATTTTTTCAAAAGCTAGACAGGACCATCAGCTTAATGCATGATAAGCGCATAGCATCACATTTGATGATTTATGTCTGGAACAAATTAGTCGCCTGGCCAGATATGAATAGTGAGGCAGATAATATGTATTTTGATTATGTGGTTAAACGTTACCAAGCCTTCCCAAATATGGTTTGGGATATATCTAAAGAAGCTTTGTATTACGGTAGAGCAGATGAAGCGTATATTCATGGAAGAATTGAAAGACTGCGTAAAGCAGATCAATTTAATAGATTGGTGTCGGTACATGATTTTAAATATTGTTCTAATTTCCCTGAAAAGGTGGACTTTATATCTACCCAAAACTGGTCGCACAATCTGTATGACAAGATGTTAGCTGCTCAGACAAAATTTAAGGACAAGCCTGTATTTAATATAGAGCATGGCGGTTATGAAGAAGCTCCGTATACGGTTTTTACAGGAGATTATACGAACGCAGAAACGTGTCTAAGAAGAAATTATATGTGTTTGTTTGCAGGAGTATACACTACGTATTATTGGCAAGGAGCTTCCTGGAATGCTATTATTTACAATCCTTTTGAACAGCCAGAAGATTTTAAAAAGCCAAAATTTGAATATTTTCAACACATGATGAAACTATTCACTGCATTTGATTTTAGCAAAATGAAACCTACACCTTGGCAAAATGGCAGCGCTTACAATCTAACGAATGATGAGAAGACTGTTTTACTCTACATTCATAAAGAAAATTACGGTATAGACGCTGCATTTTTGAAAAAAGAAAGTAGTAAAAGAACTGTGCTATGGTTTAATACAGTAACCGGTGAATTTACTAGTGTAGCAGCTATGCAAGATTCAGGTAAGTTTATATCTCCTTGGTCTGGAAAAGCAGACGCTATTTTGATTTCTGAGCTCAGACAGCCCTAA
- a CDS encoding sulfatase, with protein sequence MLKKIFVLSVLSISFFSCKEATQEEVIPAKKPNIIYIMADDHTTQAFGIYGSRLASLNPTPTLDQLAHEGMVFDNCFVTNAICTPSRATILTGQYSQANGVLDLEGHLETANQYLPEELRKLGYQTSLIGKWHLGEKPNFDYYNIFTEHGGQGSYFDPNLTESGMNFAEYGTPEYEGKKYIGHSSDIVADISIDWLKNKRDKSKPFMLMVQFKAPHDDFEYAPRYNDYLADTYIPEPASLYENGNNGSIATRGKNDSLLSVIGSSVSKRNTIRSMGMRLWSDAFTKISNPDFDASVGTNLDLSDKAYTHATYQEYLKRYLRCVKGVDDNVARLIKYLKEEGLYDSNTIIVYTGDQGFMLGEHDYIDKRWMYEESMRMPFIVHYPEKIKPNTRTNAIINNTDFAPTLIDLAGGTAPEQMQGHSFKTILETGEEPEDWQQSTYYRYWMHMAHAHANPAHFGIRTKQYKLIFFYGKYWVDTKDPEATWNKKSWGNRFEMDTPVAWEFYDLSKDPKEMNNAYNNPEYKAVIADLKNQLIAKRKSLHEEDGDKYPHIQKVIDAHWND encoded by the coding sequence ATGCTTAAAAAAATCTTTGTACTTTCCGTTCTATCCATCTCCTTTTTTTCTTGCAAGGAAGCTACTCAAGAAGAAGTAATCCCCGCTAAAAAGCCAAATATTATTTATATCATGGCAGATGATCATACCACACAAGCATTTGGTATTTATGGCAGTAGGTTGGCAAGTTTAAATCCTACTCCAACCTTAGATCAATTGGCACATGAAGGAATGGTCTTTGACAATTGTTTCGTAACCAACGCTATTTGTACGCCGAGTAGAGCAACAATACTAACAGGACAATATAGTCAAGCGAATGGAGTATTAGATTTAGAAGGGCATTTAGAGACAGCGAATCAATATTTGCCGGAAGAACTTAGGAAATTAGGCTACCAAACTTCGTTAATTGGAAAATGGCATTTGGGTGAGAAGCCCAATTTTGATTATTACAACATTTTTACAGAGCATGGAGGGCAAGGATCTTATTTTGACCCTAATTTGACGGAAAGTGGAATGAATTTCGCGGAATATGGAACGCCAGAATATGAAGGAAAAAAATATATAGGTCACAGTTCAGATATTGTGGCAGACATCTCTATCGATTGGCTTAAAAATAAAAGAGACAAAAGCAAACCATTTATGTTGATGGTTCAGTTTAAAGCGCCTCATGATGATTTTGAATATGCGCCACGCTATAATGATTATTTAGCAGATACCTATATTCCTGAGCCTGCAAGTTTGTACGAAAATGGGAATAATGGATCTATAGCAACACGCGGAAAAAATGACTCCTTACTAAGTGTAATTGGTTCATCAGTTTCTAAAAGAAATACCATAAGAAGTATGGGAATGCGTTTGTGGAGTGATGCTTTTACCAAAATATCAAATCCAGATTTTGATGCCTCAGTAGGGACAAATTTAGATTTAAGTGATAAGGCTTATACGCATGCTACCTATCAAGAATACCTGAAAAGATACCTACGTTGCGTAAAAGGGGTTGATGATAATGTGGCGCGCTTAATCAAATATCTAAAAGAAGAAGGGTTGTATGATAGCAATACTATTATTGTATATACGGGAGATCAAGGCTTTATGCTTGGTGAGCATGATTATATAGATAAGCGATGGATGTACGAAGAGTCTATGCGTATGCCATTTATTGTGCATTATCCAGAAAAAATTAAGCCCAATACCAGAACGAACGCGATAATTAATAATACCGATTTTGCTCCTACTTTAATTGATTTAGCAGGGGGCACAGCGCCAGAGCAAATGCAAGGGCATAGCTTCAAAACTATTTTAGAAACAGGCGAAGAGCCTGAAGATTGGCAACAGTCTACTTATTATAGGTATTGGATGCATATGGCTCATGCACATGCCAATCCAGCGCATTTCGGAATTCGAACAAAACAATACAAACTTATCTTTTTCTATGGTAAGTATTGGGTAGACACCAAAGATCCAGAAGCTACGTGGAATAAAAAGAGTTGGGGCAACCGGTTTGAAATGGATACTCCCGTGGCTTGGGAATTTTATGACCTGAGTAAAGATCCCAAAGAGATGAATAATGCCTATAACAATCCAGAATACAAGGCTGTTATTGCTGATTTAAAAAATCAGTTGATAGCAAAACGTAAAAGCTTACATGAAGAAGACGGCGATAAATATCCACATATTCAGAAGGTGATAGATGCCCATTGGAACGATTAA
- a CDS encoding family 16 glycosylhydrolase: MIKLKLVAFILIFQILSCSKSNGEEKQTVEEESQEETVTPDEEVEAEVEEETTADWKTIPVPADAGAGNVWEFQELSDDFEYDAPADAKGTEFDKKWTDFYHNQWKGPGLTEWRRENSLVAEGNLQMIANRAEGSNKINLGCITSKEQVVYPVYIEANVKIANTTLASDVWLLSSDDTQEIDIVEAYGASFSELADSDQTWYAERIHISHHMFIRDPFQDYQPTDAGSWYRDGTLWREDYHIVGVYWKDPFHLEYYIDGKLVRTTSGSEMIDPNNFAEGKGLYKPMDIIINAEDQTWRSDKNVTPSDKELENKENNTFKVDWIRIFKPVPAN; encoded by the coding sequence ATGATAAAACTTAAATTGGTAGCTTTTATATTAATCTTTCAAATACTTTCATGTAGTAAAAGTAATGGGGAAGAAAAGCAGACGGTAGAAGAAGAAAGTCAAGAAGAAACGGTTACTCCAGACGAAGAAGTAGAAGCGGAAGTAGAAGAGGAGACTACGGCAGATTGGAAAACTATTCCAGTGCCAGCAGATGCGGGTGCAGGTAATGTATGGGAATTTCAAGAGCTTTCGGATGATTTTGAATACGATGCTCCTGCCGATGCTAAGGGAACTGAATTTGATAAGAAATGGACAGATTTTTACCACAATCAATGGAAAGGTCCAGGATTAACGGAGTGGAGAAGAGAAAATTCTTTAGTAGCCGAAGGTAATTTGCAAATGATTGCAAATAGAGCAGAGGGTTCTAATAAAATAAATTTAGGCTGCATCACTTCGAAAGAACAGGTAGTATACCCTGTTTATATTGAGGCAAATGTTAAAATAGCGAATACGACGCTAGCTTCAGATGTTTGGTTGTTGAGTTCAGATGATACACAAGAAATAGATATTGTAGAAGCTTACGGTGCTAGCTTTTCAGAATTAGCCGATAGTGATCAAACGTGGTATGCAGAACGTATTCATATAAGTCATCATATGTTTATTAGAGATCCCTTTCAAGACTATCAACCAACAGATGCTGGTAGTTGGTATCGTGATGGCACCTTATGGAGAGAAGACTATCATATCGTTGGAGTGTACTGGAAAGACCCTTTTCATTTAGAATATTATATAGATGGTAAATTGGTGCGAACAACGTCGGGTTCAGAAATGATAGATCCTAATAATTTTGCAGAGGGTAAGGGCTTATACAAGCCTATGGATATTATTATCAATGCAGAAGATCAAACTTGGCGCTCTGATAAAAATGTTACACCTTCTGACAAGGAATTAGAAAATAAAGAAAACAACACTTTTAAAGTAGACTGGATCCGTATTTTTAAACCGGTCCCAGCTAATTAA